A window of the Deinococcus humi genome harbors these coding sequences:
- the dnaN gene encoding DNA polymerase III subunit beta, producing MKAYVTKKVLSEGLGLLERVVPNRSSNPLLTSLKVEASEAGLTLSGTNLEIDLSCFVPAEVQEPRDFVVPAHLFAQIVRNLGGELVELELVGQELAVRAGGSDFKLQTGDTEAYPPLSFPGNADLSLNAEELARALGSVRYAASNEAFQAVFRGIKLEHHTETGSARVVASDGYRVAIRNFPASGDGRNLIIPARSVDELIRVLKDGEARFTYGEGMLSVTTDRVRMNLKLLDGDFPDYERVIPKDIKLQVTLPATALKEAVNRVAVLADKNANNRVEFLVSEGQLRLAAEGDYGRAQDTLAVTQGGVEPAMSLAFNARHVLDALGPIEGEAELLFSGSTSPAIFRASGGGGYMAVMVTLRV from the coding sequence ATGAAAGCGTACGTGACGAAAAAAGTTCTGAGCGAGGGCCTGGGCCTGCTGGAACGTGTGGTCCCCAATCGTAGCAGCAACCCCCTTCTCACCTCGCTGAAAGTCGAGGCCAGTGAGGCAGGTCTGACGCTGAGCGGTACGAACCTGGAAATTGACCTGTCGTGCTTCGTTCCCGCCGAGGTTCAGGAGCCCAGAGACTTCGTGGTCCCCGCTCACCTGTTCGCCCAGATCGTCCGCAATTTGGGTGGCGAACTCGTGGAGTTGGAGCTGGTAGGTCAGGAACTGGCTGTGCGCGCTGGCGGCTCGGATTTCAAGTTGCAGACGGGTGATACCGAGGCATATCCGCCCCTGAGCTTTCCAGGCAATGCGGATCTGAGCCTGAACGCCGAGGAGTTGGCCCGCGCTCTGGGCAGTGTGCGCTACGCAGCCAGCAACGAGGCTTTCCAGGCGGTCTTCCGGGGGATCAAACTCGAACATCACACCGAAACCGGCTCGGCTCGTGTCGTCGCGTCGGATGGCTACCGGGTGGCGATCCGCAATTTTCCAGCCAGTGGAGATGGGCGCAACCTGATCATCCCTGCCCGTAGCGTGGACGAACTGATCCGCGTGCTAAAGGACGGCGAGGCCCGTTTCACCTACGGCGAGGGCATGCTCAGCGTGACCACAGACCGGGTACGAATGAACCTCAAGCTGCTTGATGGCGACTTCCCGGACTACGAGCGTGTAATTCCCAAGGACATCAAGCTTCAGGTCACGTTGCCGGCCACTGCCCTCAAGGAAGCTGTGAACCGCGTGGCCGTTCTGGCCGACAAGAACGCCAACAATCGCGTCGAATTTCTAGTGTCTGAGGGCCAGCTACGTTTGGCCGCCGAGGGCGACTATGGCCGCGCTCAGGACACGCTGGCCGTCACACAAGGTGGCGTGGAACCCGCCATGAGTTTGGCGTTCAATGCCCGGCACGTCCTTGATGCTCTTGGTCCGATTGAGGGGGAAGCCGAACTGCTTTTCTCCGGCTCTACAAGCCCTGCAATCTTCCGCGCGAGTGGTGGGGGTGGCTACATGGCTGTCATGGTTACGCTACGCGTTTAA
- the dnaA gene encoding chromosomal replication initiator protein DnaA, whose protein sequence is MLGYVRKNISEVEYHTWFAPVKNLGVQEGSLVLGVRNSFAQEWFRKHYLELLEDALRSLGAQNPQVSFQVLPAAQDTLFSPADPSPPPNRPPPSPPGGPSAQDQAENRKRLNPKYTFENFVVGPNNNLAHAAAMGVAESPGKAYNPLFIYGDVGLGKTHLMHAVGHYMSERFPDKRIEYVSTESFTNDLINAIRDDKMTQFRNRYRSVDLLLVDDIQFLAGKERTQEEFFHTFNALYENHKQIILSSDRPPKDIQTLEGRLRSRFEWGLITDIQSPEYETRVAILKMNAEHNRIDIPQEVLELIARQVTKNIRELEGALMRVVAFSSLNNVPFSRAVAAKALSNIFAPQEVKVEMMDVLRQVASHYNMPPDVIRGSGRVREVVVPRQVAQYLIRELTDHSLPEIGQFFGRDHSTVMHAINKVTEQLGKDQDVTTSVELLRRKMQGLDDEDLDA, encoded by the coding sequence GTGCTCGGGTACGTCCGCAAGAACATTTCGGAAGTCGAATACCACACCTGGTTTGCCCCGGTCAAAAACCTGGGCGTGCAGGAGGGATCGCTGGTGCTGGGCGTCCGCAATTCCTTCGCACAGGAGTGGTTTCGCAAGCATTATCTGGAGTTGCTTGAAGACGCGCTGCGTTCGCTGGGCGCGCAGAACCCGCAGGTCAGTTTTCAGGTACTGCCGGCTGCCCAGGACACCCTGTTCTCGCCGGCAGATCCGTCACCTCCACCGAACAGACCGCCGCCCAGCCCTCCCGGCGGTCCCTCGGCGCAGGATCAGGCCGAGAACCGCAAGCGACTCAATCCCAAGTACACCTTCGAGAACTTTGTGGTGGGTCCAAACAACAACCTGGCCCACGCAGCGGCGATGGGCGTGGCCGAATCTCCCGGCAAGGCCTACAACCCGTTGTTCATCTACGGTGACGTGGGCCTCGGCAAGACCCACCTGATGCACGCGGTGGGCCACTACATGTCCGAGCGTTTCCCCGACAAACGTATCGAATACGTGTCCACCGAGTCGTTCACCAACGACCTGATCAACGCCATCCGCGACGACAAGATGACGCAGTTCCGCAACCGCTACCGCAGCGTGGACCTGCTGCTGGTCGACGATATCCAGTTTCTGGCAGGGAAGGAGCGGACGCAGGAGGAATTCTTCCACACCTTCAACGCGCTCTACGAGAACCACAAGCAGATCATCCTCAGTTCAGACCGTCCGCCGAAGGACATCCAGACCCTGGAAGGCCGTTTGAGAAGTCGGTTCGAGTGGGGCCTGATCACGGATATCCAGTCGCCGGAGTACGAGACGCGGGTGGCGATCCTCAAGATGAACGCCGAGCACAACCGCATCGATATTCCGCAGGAAGTGCTGGAGCTGATCGCCCGACAGGTCACCAAGAACATCCGCGAACTTGAGGGCGCGCTGATGCGCGTCGTGGCGTTTTCCAGCCTGAACAACGTGCCTTTCTCGCGGGCGGTGGCGGCCAAGGCCCTGAGCAATATTTTTGCGCCGCAGGAAGTCAAGGTAGAGATGATGGACGTGCTCCGACAGGTGGCGTCCCACTACAACATGCCCCCCGATGTCATTCGCGGTTCGGGGCGTGTGCGTGAGGTGGTGGTGCCGCGCCAGGTGGCCCAGTATCTAATCCGTGAGCTGACGGATCACTCGCTGCCGGAAATCGGGCAATTTTTTGGTAGGGACCATTCCACCGTCATGCATGCCATCAACAAGGTCACCGAACAACTGGGCAAGGATCAGGACGTCACGACCTCTGTCGAACTGCTCCGCCGCAAGATGCAAGGCCTAGATGACGAGGATTTAGATGCGTAA